From the Trifolium pratense cultivar HEN17-A07 linkage group LG4, ARS_RC_1.1, whole genome shotgun sequence genome, the window AGTTTTCTTGCACTATTTGCTTTAGCCTCGAGCATGTTGTTCAGTACCAAGTTGTTTTACTGATTGATGTAAATTTGATACAAACATGAATCATCTAACAATTTTGAGGCTGACTGGGAACTTGAAGGGGATATAACGAGTCACTCCTGTGTGCTAATACGTGTTATCCCACTATGAGGTAGACGGCATATGGTTTCAAATTACTTATCGTTTCAACTTActcattttgataatttaaagttatattttgtctGTTATACCCgtcatataaatttcaaatagtTAGGAGtagtagttgttgaaaccgtaaaagatttaatatatattttaaaaactaaagtttttttttttttttttacataacatattaattttttatttttttggtacataatatattaaatttatggaaagagaaagtgtccgcagaaaaaataaaaataaaattattggtgaattaaataaagtgtataatagaaaaataaagtgtaaaaatatAGTactttcttaaattttttaattttttttaaacgatAAGTAATTTAAAACGGATGAAATATTactgtattattattatattttatttatttatttatttatctgaAGCGCGAGAAGAATAGGTTGAACAAAAggcagaaaataaaaaaccccAACGCTACTAAAGTCTCCATCTGTTTGAAATTCCGTTTCGTCTGTTTGAAATTCGAACTCGCGTTCGGCTTATCAATTTATGTGAGTGACTTCGTTCGTTCGTTTGTTCGTTCTTTTCCTATATTTTTTCATGCCTTCAATTTCTTCTCTGTTTTTGGATTTGATATCAATTTATGTTTTGGTTCTATACATTTCAATGCTCATGTTTATTATTGTCTTTCGATTTTGACTATTGATTTcattttgtgtgtgtttttcGTTTTACCCTAACCCTAAGTGTTACGGAAGAAAAACTTAAATATTCTCACACCATGTTTAACGGATTATTTGTGATCTTTGCTATGAAATCATTTGGATTCTAAATGTTTTAGActatgaagcacatacacaCTTTGGATTAGGCGTTTCCTGGTGTCCGACATGCGTCAGTGTCCGACacaacaccgacacttatgattacatttaATCATGTTGTTTTTTCAAACTATTATCGGTATCGATGTGTCCATGTCCTCGGCGTGTCAGCCTATGTGATTCATAGGTTTTAGACTATGGACCCTGAAACCAAATGCATATGTTGATGGCACCATTTAACTTCCTATATGTTTTCATGCCttcaatttcttttgttttttttctttctggaTTTGATATCAATTTTATGTTTTGGTTCTAGGTTTATTGTTTTTAAATGCTcatgtttattattttcttttgattttgacTATTGATTTcattttgtgtgtgtttttcGTTTTACCCTAACCCTAGTTATGTGATTTGTGGTTTCCATGCACCAAACTTCTCATTCAACCGTGGTTTATAGATTAACAGATGTTTTGGTCATAaagctaaaatatttttagatgctataaataatttgaattcTATTAGTCAAGTGGTTCTAGATGTTTTAGACTTGGAACAAATGATCCTGAAATGAATTCATACCTATAACCAAATGCATATACTTAAGATGCTTCTTTTATGTTAATGTCTCAATTGCAGTTGGTTTAAAATACTATGGACCGCCTCAAATCTAGGATACCCACGGTGCCATATGACCTGATGTTCCCTTACTTGATTTATGATCACCCAGACAAAGCCAAAGAACTTCAAGCTTTATTCGACAAATATAAGGTCCGTTACGCCCAAACTGGTTTcactctaatttctttttcCCTCTCTTCTgtgttaaaaattatttaaggcTTTGCCATATTATATTACCAACTCTTTTGTGTCATTTGTTCTAGAGAGATGAAATACCCAAGTATGTTTTTGTAAGGCTTTTGGTTGAGATTGTGGGGGATGATCAACAAGTTTTATCAGCATTAATACAAATGCGAAAGGTAGAGTACATGGTTTATGCAGTGTTGCTGATGATTTTTCTAGAAGACAGTTGAATATTCATTTCATGTTTATGTTAAGAACTGATTTTTTCCCTTGTAGAAAAGAATTCTACCGCTCACAGTCAATGAACAGTCTAAAACCCAAATCAGTTCTAGGTTACCTGTGCTGCCATATGACCAGATGTTCCCTTTCTTGTTTCCCGAAATTCACAACGACAAAGCCAAAGAAATTCAAGCtttatttgacaaatataaGGTCTGTTACCCCTAAGCCGGTTTCACTAtcatttctttttctctctcttctgtGTTAGAAATTATTTGAGTTTGCCATATTACTAACTTTTTTGTCTCATTTGTTCTAGAGAGGTGAAATACCCAAGTATGATTTTGTATCGCTTATGAAAGACATTGCGGGAGAGGAGAAGCTTAGATCAGCAGAAGCAAAACTGAAACAACAGGTAGGTCAAGTAGATGGTGTATGCAGTGTTGCTAATGATTTTTCTATTAGACAGTTGAATATTCATTTCATGTTTATGTTAAGAACCACTTTTTCCCTTTGCAGAAAAGATATCTACCAGTCACAGTCAATGAACAGCCTAGAAcccaaatcaattttacaatgcCTGTGATGCCATATGACCAGATGTTCCCTTTCTTGTTTCCCGAAATTCACAACGACGAAGCCAAAGAAATTCAAGCtttatttgacaaatataaGGTTTGTTACAGTCAAACCGGTTTCACTAtcatttctttttctctctcttctgtgttaaaaattatttgagttTGCCATATTACTAACTTTTTTGTCTCATTTGTTCTAGAGAGGTGAAATACCCAAGTATGATTTTGTATCGCTAATGAAAGGCATTGCGGGAGAGGAGAAGCTTAGATCAGCAGAAGCCAAACTGAAACAACAGGTAGGTCAAGTAGATGGTGTATGCAGTGTTGCTAATGATTTTTCTATTAGACAGTTGAATATTCATTTCATGTTTATGTTAAGAACCACTTTTTCCCTTTGCAGAAAAGATATCTACCAGTCACAGTCAATGAACAGCCTAGAAcccaaatcaattttacaatgcCTGTGGTGCCATATGACCAGATGTTCCCTTTCTTGTTTCACGAAATTGACCAAGACAAAGCCGGTGAACTTAAAGatttatttgacaaatataaGGTCTGTTACCCCGAAACCGGTTTCACTATAATGTCTTTTCCCCTCTCttttatgttaaaaattatttaagtttGTGGTGCGAGGCTTTGCCATATTACTAACTCTTTTGTGTCATTTGTTATAGAGAGATGAAATACCCAGAAATACTTTTTACTCGCTTATGAAAGACATTGTGGGGGAGGAGCTGCTTTTATCAGCATCAGAAAAACTGCAACAGGTCAATGAACTGTTTAGAACCCAAATCAGTTTTAGTTTGCCTGTGGTGCCATTTGACCAGATGTTCCCTTTCTTGTTTCCCGAAATTCACAAAGACAAAGCCAATGAAATTCAAGCTTCATTCGACAAATATAAGGTCTGTTAACTCCAAACCGGTTTCACTATCATTTCCCTTTCCCTCTCTTCCgtgttaaaaattatttgagttTGTGGTGCAAGGCTTTGGCATATTACTAACTCTTTTGTCTCATTTGTTCTAGAGAGGTGAAATACCCAAGTATGATTTTGTATCGTTTATGAAAGGCATTGTGGGGGAGGAGAAGCTTAGATCAGTAGAAGCAATACTGAAACAACAGGTAGGTATAGTAGATGGTTTATGCAGCGTTACTGGTGATTTTTCTATAAGCCAATTCAATATTGATTTCAAGGTTATCTTAATATGTTAAGAACAATATTTTTTCCCTTGTAGAAAACAAATCTGCTGGTCCCAGTCAACGAACACCCTAGAGTCCAAATCAATTCCAGTGAACGGGTATTGCGATTTGACCAGCTGTTTCCTTTCTTGATTTCCCATATTGACCCAGACAAAGCCATTGGACTTCAAACTTTATTCGACAAATATAAGGTCTGTTACCCCCCAAACCAGTTTCACTGTCATTTTGTTTTCCCTATCTTCTATGCTAAAAACTATTTAA encodes:
- the LOC123920527 gene encoding uncharacterized protein LOC123920527 isoform X1, with the protein product MDRLKSRIPTVPYDLMFPYLIYDHPDKAKELQALFDKYKRDEIPKYVFVRLLVEIVGDDQQVLSALIQMRKKRILPLTVNEQSKTQISSRLPVLPYDQMFPFLFPEIHNDKAKEIQALFDKYKRGEIPKYDFVSLMKDIAGEEKLRSAEAKLKQQKRYLPVTVNEQPRTQINFTMPVMPYDQMFPFLFPEIHNDEAKEIQALFDKYKRGEIPKYDFVSLMKGIAGEEKLRSAEAKLKQQKRYLPVTVNEQPRTQINFTMPVVPYDQMFPFLFHEIDQDKAGELKDLFDKYKRDEIPRNTFYSLMKDIVGEELLLSASEKLQQVNELFRTQISFSLPVVPFDQMFPFLFPEIHKDKANEIQASFDKYKRGEIPKYDFVSFMKGIVGEEKLRSVEAILKQQKTNLLVPVNEHPRVQINSSERVLRFDQLFPFLISHIDPDKAIGLQTLFDKYKRGQIGEHTFVPFMKGILGEQMLRSAKVKQRKRSQLFPVNKQPRTQINSSELVLPFDQLIPLLISQIDPDKAIELEVFFDKYKRGEIPEHTFVSVMKGILGEQMLRIVTEKVKRQNITNTGSYGTSL
- the LOC123920527 gene encoding uncharacterized protein LOC123920527 isoform X3, coding for MDRLKSRIPTVPYDLMFPYLIYDHPDKAKELQALFDKYKRGEIPKYDFVSLMKDIAGEEKLRSAEAKLKQQKRYLPVTVNEQPRTQINFTMPVMPYDQMFPFLFPEIHNDEAKEIQALFDKYKRGEIPKYDFVSLMKGIAGEEKLRSAEAKLKQQKRYLPVTVNEQPRTQINFTMPVVPYDQMFPFLFHEIDQDKAGELKDLFDKYKRDEIPRNTFYSLMKDIVGEELLLSASEKLQQVNELFRTQISFSLPVVPFDQMFPFLFPEIHKDKANEIQASFDKYKRGEIPKYDFVSFMKGIVGEEKLRSVEAILKQQKTNLLVPVNEHPRVQINSSERVLRFDQLFPFLISHIDPDKAIGLQTLFDKYKRGQIGEHTFVPFMKGILGEQMLRSAKVKQRKRSQLFPVNKQPRTQINSSELVLPFDQLIPLLISQIDPDKAIELEVFFDKYKRGEIPEHTFVSVMKGILGEQMLRIVTEKVKRQNITNTGSYGTSL
- the LOC123920527 gene encoding uncharacterized protein LOC123920527 isoform X2 — its product is MDRLKSRIPTVPYDLMFPYLIYDHPDKAKELQALFDKYKRDEIPKYVFVRLLVEIVGDDQQVLSALIQMRKKRILPLTVNEQSKTQISSRLPVLPYDQMFPFLFPEIHNDKAKEIQALFDKYKRGEIPKYDFVSLMKDIAGEEKLRSAEAKLKQQKRYLPVTVNEQPRTQINFTMPVVPYDQMFPFLFHEIDQDKAGELKDLFDKYKRDEIPRNTFYSLMKDIVGEELLLSASEKLQQVNELFRTQISFSLPVVPFDQMFPFLFPEIHKDKANEIQASFDKYKRGEIPKYDFVSFMKGIVGEEKLRSVEAILKQQKTNLLVPVNEHPRVQINSSERVLRFDQLFPFLISHIDPDKAIGLQTLFDKYKRGQIGEHTFVPFMKGILGEQMLRSAKVKQRKRSQLFPVNKQPRTQINSSELVLPFDQLIPLLISQIDPDKAIELEVFFDKYKRGEIPEHTFVSVMKGILGEQMLRIVTEKVKRQNITNTGSYGTSL